The window GTCGTTCTCGTCGAGGCCCAGCATGCGGTTGAAGATATTGATCTGCGGAATGGTCGACTCGCCGACCCCCACCGTGCCGATGGCCTCGGATTCGACCAGGGTGACCTCCGTCTGACCGTCGCGGGTCAGGAAGCGGCCCAGGGCGGCGGCGGTCATCCAGCCGGCGGTGCCGCCGCCGACGATGACGACCTTGCGAAGACGGTTGACGCGGGTCATCGGGCTTTCTCGATTTCGCTCGCCGCGCAGTAGCGGGCGATAAAGGCTTCATGGGTGGGCAGGGCCTCGGCGGTCTGGCGCACCAGGCTGGCAAGACGGTGCATCTGATTGCGGACCAGGGTCTCGTCCAGAGTATCGACCAGCGGGTCATAGGCGCGCGGCCGGATGTTCTGGCCCAGCAGCACCGCCACCCAGCTGGGCTCGGCGAACAGGTCATAGTCGGTCGGGAACAGCCGGCCCCGGGCGGCGAACAGGTCGATCCGGTGTTGCAGACTGTCGGGGATCGCCATGTCGCGGGCCTGCTGCCAGTAGGGCTCGGATCGCTCATTGGCCTTGAAGTGCAGGATGATGAAGTCCCGGATCAGCTCGGTCTGCAGGATGGTCAGGCGGTTGTACTCGGCGATCTCGACGGGGTCGAAACCCCGGTCGGGAAACAGGGCCAGTAGCTTGGTGATCCCTGACTGGATCATGTGAATGCTGGTGCTTTCCAGCGGCTCCAGGAAGCCCGAGGCCAGGCCGATGGCGACGCAGTTCTTGACCCAGATCTGCTTGCGCCGCCCGGCCCGGAAGCGGATGAAATTGGGTTCTGCGCGGGCCGGGCCGTCCAGGGTGGCCCGAAGACGCGCCACGGCCTCGTCGTCGCCGAGATGCCGGCTGGAATAGACATAGCCATTGCCGGTGCGGTGCTGCAGCGGGATGCGCCAGCGCCAGCCGGCCGTATCGGCCGTCGCGCGGGTATAGGGGGTCAGGCCGTCGCCGCCGGTCTCGCAGGGCATGGCCACGGCCCGGTCATTGGGCAGCCAGTGGCCCCAGTCCTCGAAGCCGGTGTCGAGGGCCTGTTCGATCAGCAGGCCCCGGAAGCCCGAGCAGTCGATGAACAGATCCGCCTCGAGCACGGTGCCATCATCGGTCGTGACCGACGTGATGAACCCGTCCTCGCCCCGCAGGCTGACGTCCACGACCTTCCCTTCGCGCCGGACCACCCCGCGCGCCTCGGCATAGCGGCGCAGATAGCGGGCATAGAGACCGGCATCGAAATGGAAGGCGTATTTCAGGCTCGATAGCACCTGACCGGGGTCCTTGCTGGGCAGCATGAACTTGCCCAAGCGGGCCGCCGTGGCCGAAAGGTTGAAGTCGTCGAGGGACTGGGTCGACCCCTGGGCGCGGGCCTTCAGCCAGAACTGATGAAACTTGATGGCCTCGATATCCAGGCCATAGGCCCCGAACGGATGCAGGTAGCGTGAGCCGGGCCGGGTCCAGTCGACGAACTCGATGGCCAGTTTGAAGCTGGCCTGGGTCGAGCGCATGAAATCGGCTTCGTCGATACCGAGCATCTGGTTGAAGGTGTTGATCGGCGGGATCGTCGCTTCGCCCACCCCGACGGTGGAGATGGCGTCGCTTTCGATCAGGCTCACCTCCACGCCGCGCAGCACCTTGGCCAGGGCGGCCGCCGTCATCCAGCCCGCTGTGCCGCCGCCGACAATCAGAACCTTGCGGACCGGGTTGGTGTTCATGGGCGAAAACTCGCAGTAGCCATGGCGGTCTTGCTTCTCCCCTTGCGGGAGAAGGTGGCGACCGAAGGTCGACGGATGAGGGGTCGATCGACCTTTCCATCGGGCAGGGCAAGCCTGGGGACGCTGGTGCTACCCCTCATCCGGCGCCCTGCGCCACCTTCTCCCGCAAGGGGAGAAGGGAGACGATGATGTGCGTAATCAAGCACGGCTCGCCAGCGCCTCCGCATGGGTCGGCAGGCGTTCGGCCGTCTGGCTGAAGATCGCCCGCATGCGTTCGGTCGTAGCCTTCAGGCGCTCCAGCGGCATCCGGTCGGCCAGGGGATCATGGCGCCGGGGCAGTACGCCGTGGCCGATCAGGGCGGCGATCCAGCTGGGTTCAAGGAAGATCTCTTCGTCATACATCACCACCCGGCCGCGGCTCTCAAACTGGGCGATCCGGTAGGCCAGGGCGTCGGGAACGGGCGCGTCTCGCCCCAGATCCCAGATCGCTCCGTCGCGCCGGCCGGCCCGGCGATAGTGCAGGATGGCCATGTCGCGGACCCTGCCGAAGGTCTCCGCGCCCAGGCGATTATATTCTTGCGCCGCCACCGGCGCGCCGCCCGGACGCGGAAACAGGGTGATCAGCCGGGTGATCCCGCTCTGGATCAGGTGGATTTCGGCGGTGTCGAGCGCCTCGACCATGCCGGCCGCGCCGCCGATCGCGACACAGTTGCCGACCATGGCCCTCTGCCGCCGCCCGTTGCGCAGGGTGCGGAATTCCGGTGGGGAGAGACCCTCCTTCGGCAGGCCCGTGGCGGCCGCTCTGACGGCCACCTCGTCGCGGGTCAGGTCCGAGCGATAGGTCAGGCCGCCGTCGAGGCGACCACGCAGTGGGACGCGCCAGCGCCAGCCCTCTGCGGCTGCCTCGATCTCCGTCAGGGGCGGCGAGTCCCGCCGCGTCGGCGCCGATACCCGGACTGTCCGGTCGGCGGGCAACAGGGCTGACCAGTCCTCAAAGGGTTCCTCGCCGATCAACAGGGCCGCCGGTCCGGTGCAGTCGATGAAGAGCTCGGCCTCGACCCGCTCGCCGTCCCTGAGAACAACGGCCTGGATGTCGCCCGTCAGGCCGTCGCGGATCACGTCTGCGACCTCGCCCGGGCCGGCCATGACGCCGCCCTGCAGGGCCAGGGTCCGCAGCGCCGCCGCATAGAGGCCGGCATCCAGGTGCAGGCCATAGGCCAGGGTCGAGAGCGGTGACCGCGGATCTCCCGAAGGCCCGGAGAACCGGCCCTGCCGGGCCATAACCGCCGCCAGGCTGTAGTCGTCCAGCGGCGTCTGGTCGCCGGTCTGTCGAAGCCGGGTCCAGTAGTGATGGAAGCCCACCCCGTCGAGATTGGCTCCGATCTCGCCGAAGGCCTCACAGAACTGCGTGCCCGGCGTCCAGCCGCTGAACTGGGTGCCCAGCCGGAAGGTCGCCTGGGTGGCTTTCATCAGTGCCGCCTCGTCCAGGCCCAGCAGGCCGTGAAACGACCGCAAGGCGGGCAGGGTGGAGAGGGCCCCGGTTGCGGGCGGGCCGGTCTCGACGACCCGGATCTGCGCCTGCCGGCCAGTGGCGCGGGCAAGGCCTGCGGCGGTCATCCAGGCTTCGACGCCGCCGCCGATGATGGCGATCCGTCCGAGCGGGGGAGGGGTCATGCCGCCCCCCGCGCATCACAGAACCGCTCGAGAAAGGCCTGGTGATCGGGCATGGCCTCGGCGGTGCTCTGCACGGCGGCCTTGAGTTCGGCCAGCTTGCGGGCCGCCTCGGCCGGATCAATGGCGTCGGCCATGGGATCATAACCGCGCGGCAGGATGTTCTGGCCCAGATAGACGGCCAGCCAGGAGGGCTCGAGGAAGAAGCCGTCGCGATACTTCACCACCACGCCCCGGTCGCGGAACAGCGCCATCTTGTAGGCCAGGCTGTCAGGGATCGGGGCGGCGGCCTTGTCGCGCCAGAAGGCCGAGTCGTCGCGCTGGGTGGCGTGATAGTGCAGCACCAGGAAGTCGCGGATACGTTCGAACTCCAGGTCCATGACCCGGTTGTACTCGTCCTGGTCGGCGGTCGCGCAGCCTCGCTCGGGGAACAGTTCCAGCAGGGTCGAGACGGCCAGCTGGATCAGGTGGATGCTGGTGCTTTCGAGCGGCTCCAGGAAGCCCGAGGCGAGACCGATCGCCACGACATTGCGGTTCCACTGTTTCTTGCGTCGGCCGGTGGTGAAACGCAGGAAGCGCGGATCGGCCTGGGCCTTGCCGTCCAGCTTGGCCAGCAGCACCCGGGCCGCCTCGTCATCGCTGATATAGTGGCTGCAATAGACATAGCCGTTGCCGACCCGGTGCTGCAGCGGAATGCGCCAGCGCCAGCCGGCATCGTCGCTGGTGGCGCGCGTATAGGGGGTCGGCGGCTCGACCGAGTCGCAGGGCACGGCCGCGGCGCGGTCGCAGGGCAGCCAGTGGGTCCAGTCCTCGTAGCCGGTCTTCAGGGCCTGTTCGATCAGCAGTCCGCGGAAGCCCGAGCAGTCAATGAACAGGTCGCCCTCGATCCTCTGGCCGCTCTCCAGGATCACGGCCTGAACAAAGCCGGTCTCGCCGTCCAGGCTGACGTCCTGGATCTTGCCCTCGGTGCGCCTGACGCCCCGCGCCTCGGCATAGGCCCGCAGATACTGGGCATAGAGGGCCGCATCGAACTGGTAGGCATAGGAAAAGGTCGATCCGAGCGAGCGCGGGTCGGTAGCCGGCGGAGCGAACTTCTTCAGCCGGGCAGCGATGATCGGCAGGCTGTAGGCCTCGATCGAGTCGGCCTCGCCCCTTTGCCGCGCCCGCAGCCAGTGCTGGTGGAAGGCCACGCCGCCCAGCGGCTGACCGAAGGCCCCGAACGGGTGGATGTAACTCTCGCCCTTGCGGCCCCAGTCGCGAAACTCGATGCCGAGCTTGTAGGTCGCCTGGGTCTTGCGCATGAAGTCGGCCTCGTCGAGGCCGAGCTTGGCGTTGAAATTGCGGATGTGAGGCACGGTGGCCTCACCCACGCCGACCGTGCCGATCTCGGCCGATTCGACGAGGTCGATGGCAATCCGGGTGCCCCCCAGAACGGCGCTGAGGCCGGCCGCGGTCATCCAGCCCGCCGTTCCGCCGCCCACGATGACGATCCTGCGGATCGCCTCGCCCGTCCTGCCGTTCTCATCCATTCCGGCTTCCCTCCACCCTGTCTCCGCAGGGCTGTTTCTCAATGTGACCGTAGAGACAAAGTCGAAATTGACAACGCTGTCTTTAAGCGTCATCGTAACTTCATCCGGACGGCAAGATCCGGTTCAGGTGGTCAAACCATCGGGGGGAAACGGTAGGTCGAGCTAGCCCGGGGTCATGTGTCGTGCAGGCGACAAGGCCCCCAAGGCGCTCGTTCAAGATCTCTCCCCTTTGCACAGCTACGTGAGCCGGGCCTGTGTGGCAACGCTTGACAGCCGGTGATCTGTCATATGATCTGACCAATAATGGTCACGGTAACATGACCAATGGTAGCGCTAACGTTGCGCTGCTGAAAAACGGGGAGGTGAGACGCATGGGCTCTGTTCAGAGGCCGTCCGCGCAGCGCGGGCAAAATTCATTGATGTCGGGTCTGAAGTGCGGCGCATCCGCCGTGGCGCTGGGTGCGGCGATCTTCGCCGGGCCGGCCTTCGCTCAGACCGCGGCCAAGGCTGACGATCCTGTCGCAGTCGATACGGTGGTGGTGACCAGCATCCGCCAGAGCCTGAAGAGCTCCCAGGCGCTGAAGCAGTCGTCAGAGATCATTGGCGACTCGATCACCGCCGAAGACATCGGTGCCCTGCCGGACCGCTCGGTCACGGAAGCCCTGCAGCGCGTGCCCGGCGTGTCGATCAACCGCTTCGCCGCCGGCGTCGACCCTGACCACTTCTCGGTCGAAGGCTCGGGCGTCGTGGTGCGTGGTCTGAACTTCGTGCGTTCCGAGCTGAACGGCCGCGACACCTTCTCGGCCAATAACGGCCGCATCCTCAGCTTCGCCGACGTTCCCTCGGAACTGATGGGCGGCGTCGACGTGTTCAAGAGCCCCTCGGCCGACATGATCGAGGGCGGCATCTCGGGTACCGTCAACCTGCGCACGCGCCTGCCGTTCGACAGCAGCAAGCGCCTGCTCTCGCTCTCGGCCGAGGCCAGCTATGGCGACATGGTCAAGTCGTGGAAGCCGACCTATTCCTTCCTCTACAGCGACCGGTTCGACACCAATGTCGGCGAGTTCGGCCTGCTGCTGAGCTACGTCAATTCCGAGCTGTCGACCCGCAGCGATGCCATCCAGGTGTCGAACTTCGGCTGCCGCACCAATCTGGGCGTCACCAGCGGCGACTGCGGCAACGGCACCAAGGGCGTGTGGTTCCCGCGCGGTGCGGCGTTCCGCTCCACCAACACCGATCGCGAGCGCCAGGGCGCTGCGGCCGCAGTGCAGTGGAAGAGCACCGACGGCACCATGGAAGCGGCCTTCCAGTACCTGCGTTCAGAGTCCAATTCGGCCTGGACCGAACACGCGATGGAAATCGCCACCGACAACGTGGCCAGCAATGGCGACTCGCGCGCCGTCGCCGGCACGACCTTCAGCTATGACGGCAGCGGCGTGTTCACCAACGGTGCCATCACCGGCACCACCGGCTGGCGTTCGGACCAGTTCTCCGATCCACGCACCCCGATCGACGGCCTGCAGTCGAACAACATCCGCCGCGACGTTGATCAGACCTATCTGACCAGCGACTACGGCTTCAATTTCAAGTGGACCCCGAACGACAACTGGGGCTTCCAGTTCGACGCCCAGCACGTCGACTCCAAGGTCGACAATATCGATGTCGGCATCTGGACCTCCAGCTTCCAGAACGCCGCCATCACCCTGAACGGCAATGATCTGCCGACGGTGGCCTTCTCGCTGCCGGGCAATGGCCTGACCCCGTCGAACTGCCTGCCGATCAACAACAACTGCCCGTCCTATGGCCGCGGCACCCATGCCAATCTGAGTGATCCGTATAACCACTTCTGGCGCTCGGCGATGGACCACATCGAGCAGTCGGAAGGTACCGAGAACTCGCTGAAGGTCGACGTTGAGTACAAGTTCAACGACGATACCTGGTTTGACTCGGTGAAGGCTGGCGTGCGCTGGCATGAACGTGACCAGACCACGCGCTTCTCGTCCTATAACTGGGGCGTGCTCAGCGAAATCTGGGGCAATAACGGCCCGGTCTGGCTTGACGACAAGGTCGACGGCATCGTCGACAGCAACCCGCTCGGTGCCGCCGGTTCGACCACTGCGAGCGCTACGGAACTGTGGGGCTTCCCCAACTTCATGCGCGGCCAGACCCCGCTGCCGACCGGAACCGATGCGCGTCTGTTCTATGCCGGCAATGCCGCGACCGACTACAAGACCATGTCCGACTTCGCCCTGCTGGTCGGTGATGAATGGCAGCCGCGCAATGGGGCCAATGGATGCCCGCAGCACTGGGTGCCCCTGGCCAAGCGCTGTAACACCATCGCCGGAACGCCGTTCCTCCCGCAGGAAATCAACCCGGTCAACGAGGTCAACAAGGCCGCCTATGTGATGACGCGCTTCAAGGGTGACCTTGGTGCGGCCCGGGTCAGCGGCAATATCGGCCTGCGCTACACCTCGACCACCCGCGAGGCCGACGGCTTCCTGGCCTTCCCGAACACCAATTTCACGACGGATGCCCAGTGCGCCATCGTGCCGGTTGGCCAGGCTCCGACCCCGTTCTGTCAGCTGGCACCGTCGGTGCGCGCTGCGGCCCGGGCCTGGGCCAACGGGGCTGTCACCCCGACCACCGAAAGCAAGGACTTCAACTACTGGCTGCCCAGCTTCAATGTGAAGGTGGTCATGCCCAATGGTCTGCAGTACCGCCTCGGCGCGTCCAAGACCCTGGCGCCGCCGGATATCGGTCTGACCCGCAACTATTATAACCTGTCGTTGAACACCAATGCCGACGGCATTTCCAACGGCCGGCCCAGCGGCAATGTCACGGTCGGCAATCCGGGTCTGAAGCCCACCCAGTCGACCAATCTGGATGCTTCGGTGGAGTGGTACTTCGCCTCGGTCGGCTCGCTGACCTTCGCGGCCTTCTACAAGGAACTGACCGACGTCGCGACCAACACGACCCAGCGCGTGCCGTTCACCAACAACGGCGCAACCTTCGATGTCGTCACGACCACGCCGGGCAATTCCGACAAGAAGGCCAAGGTCAAGGGCTTCGAGATCGGCTACCAGCAGTTCTACGACTTCCTGCCCAAGCCGCTGGACGGGTTCGGCATCAATGCCAACTACTCCTACATCGAGAGCAATGGCGTGCCGCAAAGCACGCTGTCGGCCACCGATCCCGACGTGGCGGCCGGCCGTGTGACTACGGTCGACACCAGCAAGCTGCCGCTGCAGGGGCTGTCCAAGCACAATGCCAACTTCGCGGCCATCTATGAGAAGGGTCCGATCTCGGCCCGGCTGGCCTACAACTGGCGCTCGGACTTCCTGCTGACCGTCCGCGACGTGATCGTGCCCTATGCGCCGATCATGAACGAGGCGACCGGCCAGCTGGACGGCTCGTTCTTCTACACCGTCAATCCGAAGGTGAAGATCGGCGTCCAGGGCGTGAACCTGCTGAACGAAACCACCATGACCAGCCAGGTCCTCAACAGCAGCCTGCTGAAGACCGGTCGTTCCTGGTTCATGAATGATCGCCGCTACACCTTCGTGATGCGCGCGAGCTTCTAGGTTTCCGCGAGCCGCGCCGGTCGGGTCTCCTCTGGGCCGGCGCGACTTTCGGAAATGGGCTCTGTCAGAGCCCGGATACACTTGCAGCTCCTCCTTTCCGCGCATCGTCTCTGGCGGTGCGCGGTTTTTTCTGAAGGCTTCGTCGATGCGCCCAAACTCTCCGGCCCCTTCGCGCCGACAGGCGCTCGGCCTGGGCCTTGCTGCCGGTGCCCTGTCCGGCTTTCCGGCCTTCGCCGCCACCGGGCCCTCCCTGGCCAGCCTGGCTCGCGACAAGGGGCTTCAGTTCGGCAGCGCCGTCGGTGCCGGACCGGTCGGTGCCCTGACCGGCTCCTTCGAAGACCGCCGCTACCGTCAGATCCTGGCGGAGGAGTGCGGCCTGCTCGTCCCCGAAAACGAGCTGAAGTGGTATGTCGTCCGCGCCGCCGGACCGGCCAGTTTCGCCTTCGAACGCGCCGACCGGATCGCCGCCTTTGCCAAGGCCAATGGCCAGGCCCTGCGCGGTCACACCTTGCTGTGGCACCATCCGCAATGGTTCCCGGCCTGGATCAAGACCCATGATTTCGGGGCCCAGCCCAAGCTCGCCGCCGCAGCCCTGTTGACGGAACACATCACCACGCTCTGCCAGCGCTATCCGCAGATGATCTCGTGGGACGTCGTCAACGAGACCGTCGACCCGGCCGACGGCTCGGTACGCAACACGGTTCTGTCCGACATCCTGGGCCGGGAGCCGACCCTGGACCTGGCCTTCCACACGGCCCGTGCGGCCGCGCCCAAGGCTCGCCTCGTCTACAACGACTATATGAGCTGGGAGGTCGGCAACGAGAAGCACCGCTACGGCGTGCTCAAGCTGCTGGAAGGGTTCCGCAAGCGCGGGACCCCCGTAGATGCCCTGGGCGTCCAGGCCCATATCGGCGCTGAAAATGCCGACAGCTTCACCGGTTTCGGCAAGCCGCAGGAGCAGGAATGGCGCGCCTTCCTCGATGAGGCCACCGGCATGGGCTATGACCTGCTGGTCACCGAATTCGACGTCCACGACAAGGGGCTGGTCTATGACTTCGCCCCGCGCGACGCCGCCGTGGCGGCCTATGCCAAGGGCTATTTCGACCTGATGCTGTCCTATCGTCAGACCAAGGAGGTTTTGGCCTGGGGCATGGTCGACAAGTACTCCTGGCTGCAGGGCCAGTGGCCGCGACAGGACGGCAAAGCCAAACGCCCGACGCTCTATGACGACAACTATCAGCCCAAGCCCCTGCGCGAGGCTGTTGCGGCAGCGCTGAAGGCGGCGCCGGCGCGATAGAGGCCAATGCTGCAGGCCCCCTCCTGACCGCTATCGCGGTCGTCCTCCCCCGGAGGGGGAAGACGCTCTCATCTCTCCCTCCGGGGAAGGAGCGCGCAGCGCGGAGGGGGGCAGTGACAACCCAGTGGAGTTCTTGAATGATCCGCCCGACCCTGACCGCACTCGCCCTGGCCCTTTCGGTGAGCACCGCCCAGGCCGCGCCCAAGCCCGGCCAGGCCGAGTTTCGCAACTTCACCTATGAAGGCGCAGACCCGGTAGACGCCCAGGTCGTCCTGGCCCCAGGCCAGTACCGCAATCCGATCCTCAAGGGCTTCTATCCCGACCCCAGCATCACGCGGGTGGGCGGCGACTATTATCTGGTCAACTCGACCTTCGCCTGGTTCCCTGGCCTGCCGGTCTGGCACTCGACCGACCTTGTCCACTGGGCGCAGATAGGCAACGCCATCGACCGACCCGGCATGCTCGACTTCAAGCGCCTGGGCCTGTCGCGTGCCGTGTTCGCCCCGGCCATCGAGGAGCATGAGGGCACGTTCTACATCCTCAACACCTGTGTCGACTGCCAGGGCAATTTCCTGATCACGGCCAAGGATCCCAAGGGCCCGTGGTCGGATCCGGTCTGGCTGCCGACGGTCGGCGGCATCGACGCCTCGATCTTCTTCGACGAGGATGGTCGCGCCTGGATCCTCAACAATGACGCTCCGCCGGGACCCGCCGAGTATCAGGGCCACCGCGCCATCTGGATCCAGCAATACGACCCCAAGGCCAAGGTCACGATCGGCCCACGCACCGTGCTGCTGGACAAGGGCGTAGACCCGTCGACCAAGCCGATCTGGCCTGAGGGGCCGCACATCACCAAGAAGGACGGCTGGTACTATCTGACCGCCGCCGAGGGCGGCACGGCCGAGGGCCACAGCCAGGTCGCCCTGCGGTCCCGGAGCGTCACCGGCCCCTACACGCCCTATGCCAACAACCCGATCCTGACCCAGCGTGGCCTGCCGAGGGATCGTCCCCTGCCGATCACCTCGGCGGGTCATGCCGACCTTGTCGACACCCCTGACGGCCAGTGGTGGGCGACCTTCCTGGCGGTGCGGCCCTATGGCGACGACCTCTACAATACCGGCCGCGAGACCTTCCTGCTGCCGGTCGAGTGGAAGGACGGCTGGCCGGTGATCCTCGAGAATGGCAAGACCATCCCCTATGCGGCGACGGCCCCGAACCTGCCTGCGCCCAAGGTCCTGCCTCCCCCCACGACCGGGGCCTTCCAGGCCGTGGAGACCTTTGCCGGTCCCGAACTGCCGCTGAACTGGATGACCCTCCGCATTCCGACCGAACGCTGGTGGAGCGTGGGCCAGGGGGCCCTGACCCTGAAGGCCCGCCCGGACAAGCTGATCGACCAGCCGTCCTTCTGGGGGCGGCGCCAGCAGCACATCAACGCCTCGGTCCAGTTGACGGTGGACTTCGCGCCGACCGCTGACGGTGATCGCGCGGGCCTGACCGCCCTGCAGAGCGATGAGTTCTTCTACTTCCTGGGCGTGGTGCGCTCGGGCGGCAAGCCGGTCCTGCGGCTGGAGCGCAGGGCCGGTGCCGGTGATCCCGTGGATGGCATGGTGATCGCCGAGGTGCCCCTGACCGGAACCGGTCCTGTCGATCTGAAGATCACGGCACGGGCCGGCGAGTACGACTTCGCCTATGCCGCAAAGCCGGGGGACTGGAAGGTCCTCAAGGCCGGAGCGGACGGGACGATACTGTCGACCAGGAAGGCCGGCGGGTTCGTGGGGGCCGTGTTCGGGGTCTATGCGAACGGGAAATGAGGCGCTGCTCCCCCTTCGGGGGAGCTGTCACAGAGTGACTGAGGGGG of the Caulobacter henricii genome contains:
- a CDS encoding tryptophan halogenase family protein; protein product: MNTNPVRKVLIVGGGTAGWMTAAALAKVLRGVEVSLIESDAISTVGVGEATIPPINTFNQMLGIDEADFMRSTQASFKLAIEFVDWTRPGSRYLHPFGAYGLDIEAIKFHQFWLKARAQGSTQSLDDFNLSATAARLGKFMLPSKDPGQVLSSLKYAFHFDAGLYARYLRRYAEARGVVRREGKVVDVSLRGEDGFITSVTTDDGTVLEADLFIDCSGFRGLLIEQALDTGFEDWGHWLPNDRAVAMPCETGGDGLTPYTRATADTAGWRWRIPLQHRTGNGYVYSSRHLGDDEAVARLRATLDGPARAEPNFIRFRAGRRKQIWVKNCVAIGLASGFLEPLESTSIHMIQSGITKLLALFPDRGFDPVEIAEYNRLTILQTELIRDFIILHFKANERSEPYWQQARDMAIPDSLQHRIDLFAARGRLFPTDYDLFAEPSWVAVLLGQNIRPRAYDPLVDTLDETLVRNQMHRLASLVRQTAEALPTHEAFIARYCAASEIEKAR
- a CDS encoding tryptophan halogenase family protein; the protein is MTPPPLGRIAIIGGGVEAWMTAAGLARATGRQAQIRVVETGPPATGALSTLPALRSFHGLLGLDEAALMKATQATFRLGTQFSGWTPGTQFCEAFGEIGANLDGVGFHHYWTRLRQTGDQTPLDDYSLAAVMARQGRFSGPSGDPRSPLSTLAYGLHLDAGLYAAALRTLALQGGVMAGPGEVADVIRDGLTGDIQAVVLRDGERVEAELFIDCTGPAALLIGEEPFEDWSALLPADRTVRVSAPTRRDSPPLTEIEAAAEGWRWRVPLRGRLDGGLTYRSDLTRDEVAVRAAATGLPKEGLSPPEFRTLRNGRRQRAMVGNCVAIGGAAGMVEALDTAEIHLIQSGITRLITLFPRPGGAPVAAQEYNRLGAETFGRVRDMAILHYRRAGRRDGAIWDLGRDAPVPDALAYRIAQFESRGRVVMYDEEIFLEPSWIAALIGHGVLPRRHDPLADRMPLERLKATTERMRAIFSQTAERLPTHAEALASRA
- a CDS encoding tryptophan halogenase family protein, with protein sequence MDENGRTGEAIRRIVIVGGGTAGWMTAAGLSAVLGGTRIAIDLVESAEIGTVGVGEATVPHIRNFNAKLGLDEADFMRKTQATYKLGIEFRDWGRKGESYIHPFGAFGQPLGGVAFHQHWLRARQRGEADSIEAYSLPIIAARLKKFAPPATDPRSLGSTFSYAYQFDAALYAQYLRAYAEARGVRRTEGKIQDVSLDGETGFVQAVILESGQRIEGDLFIDCSGFRGLLIEQALKTGYEDWTHWLPCDRAAAVPCDSVEPPTPYTRATSDDAGWRWRIPLQHRVGNGYVYCSHYISDDEAARVLLAKLDGKAQADPRFLRFTTGRRKKQWNRNVVAIGLASGFLEPLESTSIHLIQLAVSTLLELFPERGCATADQDEYNRVMDLEFERIRDFLVLHYHATQRDDSAFWRDKAAAPIPDSLAYKMALFRDRGVVVKYRDGFFLEPSWLAVYLGQNILPRGYDPMADAIDPAEAARKLAELKAAVQSTAEAMPDHQAFLERFCDARGAA
- a CDS encoding TonB-dependent receptor yields the protein MGSVQRPSAQRGQNSLMSGLKCGASAVALGAAIFAGPAFAQTAAKADDPVAVDTVVVTSIRQSLKSSQALKQSSEIIGDSITAEDIGALPDRSVTEALQRVPGVSINRFAAGVDPDHFSVEGSGVVVRGLNFVRSELNGRDTFSANNGRILSFADVPSELMGGVDVFKSPSADMIEGGISGTVNLRTRLPFDSSKRLLSLSAEASYGDMVKSWKPTYSFLYSDRFDTNVGEFGLLLSYVNSELSTRSDAIQVSNFGCRTNLGVTSGDCGNGTKGVWFPRGAAFRSTNTDRERQGAAAAVQWKSTDGTMEAAFQYLRSESNSAWTEHAMEIATDNVASNGDSRAVAGTTFSYDGSGVFTNGAITGTTGWRSDQFSDPRTPIDGLQSNNIRRDVDQTYLTSDYGFNFKWTPNDNWGFQFDAQHVDSKVDNIDVGIWTSSFQNAAITLNGNDLPTVAFSLPGNGLTPSNCLPINNNCPSYGRGTHANLSDPYNHFWRSAMDHIEQSEGTENSLKVDVEYKFNDDTWFDSVKAGVRWHERDQTTRFSSYNWGVLSEIWGNNGPVWLDDKVDGIVDSNPLGAAGSTTASATELWGFPNFMRGQTPLPTGTDARLFYAGNAATDYKTMSDFALLVGDEWQPRNGANGCPQHWVPLAKRCNTIAGTPFLPQEINPVNEVNKAAYVMTRFKGDLGAARVSGNIGLRYTSTTREADGFLAFPNTNFTTDAQCAIVPVGQAPTPFCQLAPSVRAAARAWANGAVTPTTESKDFNYWLPSFNVKVVMPNGLQYRLGASKTLAPPDIGLTRNYYNLSLNTNADGISNGRPSGNVTVGNPGLKPTQSTNLDASVEWYFASVGSLTFAAFYKELTDVATNTTQRVPFTNNGATFDVVTTTPGNSDKKAKVKGFEIGYQQFYDFLPKPLDGFGINANYSYIESNGVPQSTLSATDPDVAAGRVTTVDTSKLPLQGLSKHNANFAAIYEKGPISARLAYNWRSDFLLTVRDVIVPYAPIMNEATGQLDGSFFYTVNPKVKIGVQGVNLLNETTMTSQVLNSSLLKTGRSWFMNDRRYTFVMRASF
- a CDS encoding endo-1,4-beta-xylanase, whose protein sequence is MRPNSPAPSRRQALGLGLAAGALSGFPAFAATGPSLASLARDKGLQFGSAVGAGPVGALTGSFEDRRYRQILAEECGLLVPENELKWYVVRAAGPASFAFERADRIAAFAKANGQALRGHTLLWHHPQWFPAWIKTHDFGAQPKLAAAALLTEHITTLCQRYPQMISWDVVNETVDPADGSVRNTVLSDILGREPTLDLAFHTARAAAPKARLVYNDYMSWEVGNEKHRYGVLKLLEGFRKRGTPVDALGVQAHIGAENADSFTGFGKPQEQEWRAFLDEATGMGYDLLVTEFDVHDKGLVYDFAPRDAAVAAYAKGYFDLMLSYRQTKEVLAWGMVDKYSWLQGQWPRQDGKAKRPTLYDDNYQPKPLREAVAAALKAAPAR
- a CDS encoding glycoside hydrolase family 43 protein, which translates into the protein MIRPTLTALALALSVSTAQAAPKPGQAEFRNFTYEGADPVDAQVVLAPGQYRNPILKGFYPDPSITRVGGDYYLVNSTFAWFPGLPVWHSTDLVHWAQIGNAIDRPGMLDFKRLGLSRAVFAPAIEEHEGTFYILNTCVDCQGNFLITAKDPKGPWSDPVWLPTVGGIDASIFFDEDGRAWILNNDAPPGPAEYQGHRAIWIQQYDPKAKVTIGPRTVLLDKGVDPSTKPIWPEGPHITKKDGWYYLTAAEGGTAEGHSQVALRSRSVTGPYTPYANNPILTQRGLPRDRPLPITSAGHADLVDTPDGQWWATFLAVRPYGDDLYNTGRETFLLPVEWKDGWPVILENGKTIPYAATAPNLPAPKVLPPPTTGAFQAVETFAGPELPLNWMTLRIPTERWWSVGQGALTLKARPDKLIDQPSFWGRRQQHINASVQLTVDFAPTADGDRAGLTALQSDEFFYFLGVVRSGGKPVLRLERRAGAGDPVDGMVIAEVPLTGTGPVDLKITARAGEYDFAYAAKPGDWKVLKAGADGTILSTRKAGGFVGAVFGVYANGK